From Jiangella mangrovi:
GTGGTCGGCGCGGTCGGCGGCGAACAGCAGCGCCTCGGCCCGCGGGTCGAGGTCGCCGCCGTCGAGCACGATGGAGCGCACCTGCGGCCCGATGCGGGAGTCGCCCGGCTCGCGGGTGACGACGACGTCGCGGCCCAGGGCGCGCAGATGGTCGGCCAGCAGCGCCTGCTGGGTGGTCTTGCCGACGCCGTCGCCGCCCTCGAAGGCGACGAACAGCCCTCGCGGTCCGGTCACGTCGTCAGCCTAGTGAACGACACCGACAACGCGTGCCTACGCCCACAGACTGGGGTCTGCCCTACTACCGTCCCTGACTTCGACCCTGAGAGTTCCCTGAGTTCGGTTCCGCGCCATTGTCTCGGCACCGGTAGGAACACAGTGTGGAGTCCATGGACCTGCTGTCGTTCGTGGCCGTACCCGCGCTCGCCTACCTCGTCATCGCGGCGTTCGTGGCCATCGACGCGGTGGTGCCGGCGTTCCCGGGCGAGGTGCTCGTCATCTCCTCAGGAGCGCTGGCGGCCGCCGGTCACCTGAACGTCGCCTGGTCCATCGCCGCGGCCGCCGTCGGCGCACTCGCGGGCGACCTCGCGGTCCACGGGATGAGCCGGCGCGCGCTCCCCCGCTTCCTGGAACGCTTCGGCGTCGGGCGGCGGCTCAAGTCGCGGATCTCCCGGGCGCACGAACGCATGGGCTCCACCAGCGCGGCGGCCATCATCGCCGCCCGCTTCATCCCCCT
This genomic window contains:
- a CDS encoding DedA family protein; translated protein: MDLLSFVAVPALAYLVIAAFVAIDAVVPAFPGEVLVISSGALAAAGHLNVAWSIAAAAVGALAGDLAVHGMSRRALPRFLERFGVGRRLKSRISRAHERMGSTSAAAIIAARFIPLGRTTVAAAAGVAGIGRRRFAAIAFAGGLLWAGWSVGLGYVTGTVTDAPLWLQVAIGAGVGIVVGVWVGAAHSMIRTRRRMSERARAAESCDEPSPSRRHELVA